The Hordeum vulgare subsp. vulgare chromosome 7H, MorexV3_pseudomolecules_assembly, whole genome shotgun sequence DNA window AAACGCAGGCCACGGGCACGATCACCAGCGTCGGCGCGCCCTCGAGGAACCTGAGGCCGTCCGAGAGGATGCCGGTCAGGCCGCTGGTCCTGAAGCCGTCGGCGATCGCGAAGCCCGCGCCGAGGAGGAGCACGATGTTCCACTGCAGCTTCCTGCACTTGTCCCAGTCCATGAGCTTCTCGCCCTCGCTCTTCCCGCTCGGGATTATGAACAGCAGCGTGGCCATCATGATCTGCGTCGCAAGTGATTTGCTTTGCTCCTCCATGAGATcaggttatatatatatatgtagtgTTACTGCTCAGAAAGTTTATGATTATCTTGGGCACTTACCGTGACTGTTCCATCCCCAACTTGATTGTGGAAGAGAACTCCCCACCCAGGAATGTCGTCTGTTAGGTTCCTAGTCATCCATAACACAATTAAACCCTGCAAAAGTTGCCCATTTCGATGAGTTCTTAACGATTTATTATGACCAAGTAGCAGGTCCACATTGTGCGACAGAAAGCAAACACTTCTTTGTTCAAACTTCTATTGGCATGGAAAATAAGTGAATTTACCCCAAAGACAGCCAAGACCATCTTCTCCGCGAAAGCCATTGGACCTGTCATAGAAGATGATGCTAACCCTCATCAGAGAGACAACTACAGTTCGCCTTGGACAATGTATTTGTGTTTTGAGCTAAAAAAACTACTGGAACTGGGAAAGTGCCCCTTTGCTCCAGAGCTCAAATGATGAGCTCGATGAACAGTAAATTAAAAAAGAATcgaaacaaattaaaaaaatgaattCTTCTGTAAGCAACATTGACAAAAGTTTCAAGTGCATGAAAAAAAGTTGACCTGAAATAACATTTTCATAAGGcgtgaaaaaaaaaatcagactCTCAAAACGCTGTATGCACTTAAAACTTTTATAGATGttattaaaaaaaatatatatatttttcgaATTTACTGTTTACCGAGGTCAAATGAGCTGGGGAGCAGAAACTCTACGTCCATATAACTGAGACTTCTTCCAATCAGAATCATCCAAATGCTAAAAATTTACGAAAAGTCAAAAGTCAGTTAGGTCACTCATGTCTCTCTGTTGATCGAGAAAAGTATCACGTCAAAgaagatttttttaaaaaaaaaaaaaggattaTCCCCGACcgacgatgcatgcagccatggtCAAAGAAGATGAGATGAGAGAATAAAAAATGTTTACTGAAGACAAGGAAGGAAAGGTACTGTACCTAACAAGCTGAGCTCCCTTCTGAGGTGGCTTCCGTCGAGGTAGGCAGAGAGCGCCTTTCCGGTGTTGTTGGAACAGTACATGAAGCAGAGCGTGACCCAGAGCGCCAAGAACATGGCCAGCGCCACTGGGAGGCCAAAGCTCATCCACGAGCTGAAGGTGATGGGCTCTTTCTCCGGAAAGTACGCCGACCACATCCCCACCAGGATGATGTTCACTCCGGTGCCCGTCAGCGTCGCCATCCCGCCCACCGCCGACGCGTACACCACGCCCAGCACCACCGCCTTGGAGAACCGCCgcacctcctgctcctcctcctcctggccggcGCCGGCGCCCCGCGGGAACCGCTGCAGGATCCCCGTCGCCACCGGCATCATCATCACCGTGCACGCCGTGTTGTGGATCCACATGCTCACGAACGCCGTCGTGCCGGTGATCCCCAGCAGCAGCAGCGACGGCCGCACCGGGTCCCCGCAGAACCGCAGCGTGATCTGCGCGATGCGTGGTGATCAGTTTAGGCGTCAAGAATTCTAGCAAGCTACGCGCGCGGTGGAAATGTTAGTTAAGTATTAGCGCACGTTGAGAGCGAGGCGGCGGTGGATGTGGTAGCGCTCGATGGCGAGGGCGAGGATGAAGCTTCCGAGGACGAGGGCGATGACGTCGTCCATGTACGCCTTGGCAACGGAGTCGGCGGAGGAGATGCCAAAGGCCGGGAACAGGAAGAGCGGCGCCATGGACGCCACGCCGAGGGGCACGGCGTCCGTCACCCACCACAGGAACACCCACGCCAGCACGCCCAGCATGTTCCGCGGCGCCGCGCCGGCGCCGCCGAGGTCCACGAGCGCGCATATGGCCGCGCACGCCACGGGCCCCGACGCGATCGCAGGGTACTTATGCGCGAGGAGAGCCCTCAGGCGCGACGAGGCCGGACGTCGTCCCCCCGCCGTGGCCGTGGTCGTGGCGTCGTCGCGATGCACCGGCAGCAGCAGGGGCGTCCCCGCGTCCTCCGACGAGCTCCCGTCGAAGCTGCCGGGCTTCTCCATCGCCCTCGTCGTCGTTTTACCGAGATGTACGTGTCGTCTGCGGTGTGGGTTTATAGCAAGGCGAAGCTCGAAATGGCGTGACAAGTGGCAAGATAATTCGCTCAGGTGGCCACGCCGGCACGACGGCCAGGAAATCAGGAGGTGACGAGTCGCTCCAGGAGTCTCTTTCGGTGGCCACACCGATCATTGCTCGTTCATAATAACTGGTAACGAATAAGATTAAGCTCGAGTCGGATAATAGTAACAGAAATAACAATATTAAGCAAGATTTTGTGGTGGCAATCGTGCGGAATGTACTGATGAGTGATAACCACCAGTCCAAGAGCAACAAACTGATAAGTGAAAGGAAAATAATGTCGTGCACCCACCAGGCACCGAAGGGCCATAATTTGGACATGTTAGATGCTGCTGCGTCACGCGACGTGAAAACGATACTGTCGACCGCTGAATGGCAGAAATATGTTGCCAGTGAAGTGAGCGCCTCATACGTCTCTCATGGCCCCGACGAGGTTGATAGGGCATAGTCAcgacatcatcatcgacaatcTCGATCTGGATCGACTTGCCAAATGGTGGGTGGGCATCAGTTCATGCAACCAATTAGTGTACCAACCATACATGTATTTCAGGCTTGGCGTTTGGGTTTACCTGAAATTCGGGATCAGATAATTCGGGTCATAGAAAATTTGGTTTTTCAAAATTAAAAACTAAAATTTGTCCAATTCTTTTATACCTGGGAATTCGCATAGCCGAAATATCAAGTTAGTGTTCGGGTAAACCTGAATTACCCAAAATAAATTACATAGAAAGAAGAATGGGGATATGTTAGTTGTCGCCTTGGTGAACAACTAAAGATGGATGCTTCACATCTTGGTTGCCTCGCTGGAGAGCCTATCGGGAGCCTAAGGCTCGCTTGTCGCGGGATGTCACGTTCAAGATGCGATTCTTTCCTTAGTTGATGCCTCACCCCCAAATAAAGAAAGAATCGCATCTTGGACGATGCGACTCTtttcttatttgggggcgaggcctcaaaaggggaaaggggcgcatctaagtgtttcgtaaGAACGGTAAACATTGCAATACCCACAAGAGGGgtgagtaataagatttggcttacactcgccacaattaAGTTACATGATTCACACAACATTTATTCAAATCATTCAGaaggcagggtccgactacgaacaagATAAACAACAAAAGCAATATTCCCGCCTCGCTAGGCTCACAATCACGACCAAGGACCTCTAGTCGTCGGGGTACGTCACGTACATACGGCCACtgtcctcgtcaaactcccacttcagctgtgtAGCCACGAAAGCATCTGTATCTGCTGCACCTATACATGTGGGCtgattgtagtaatctgtgagccaaaacaactcaacaatctcatgaccatgATAGCGAGTCTTactaagttattaggtgaggatggggtatgtgtttgagtttgcagcagcactaagcatttatggtggctatatTACGAAGAACATGAAGTAGTTTGGTGCTCTACGCATGACGGTCAAAAATCTAATATAATCACTAggtgattctgaacacctacttacgtcagtcataaccccaccgtgttctcgattagaaaaggagctctgaaggaaacagtcatggttacacacacagttggcaggttttagttaagttatttcaagttatctagaaccctgCACGACTTttcatggttacgcacatagttggcatgatGTTAACAAAGTTTACAAGTTTGTCACATAACTATGGACACGGCttttcaaaagatttaaccctgcaggggtgctccaactaatccatcacaaatttcaacaagatgcatagaaatcctcgatcacgaaactcgtgatctcctcagattccttagtggaaaaaacctcaactctgagaaaacccaaagtctcacccgaatcccgatgcacaagatatttcataaaaggtaaaactaatccagcaaggccgcccagcatgtgatgacccacaagtataggggatctatcgtagtcctttcgataagtaagagtgtcgaacccaacgaggagcagaaggaaatgagaagtggttttcagcaaggtattctctacaagcactgaaattatcggtaatagatagttacgggataagataattcataacgggtaacaagtaacaatagtaacaaaggtgcagcaagatggcccaatcccttttgtagcaagggacaagcctggacgaactcttatataaggtaaagcgctcccgaggacacatgggaatttctgtcaagctagttttcatcatgttcatatgattagcgttcactactttgatagtttgatatgtgggtggaccggtgcttgggtgctgtccttacttggacaaacatcccacttatgattaacccctctcgcaagcattcgcaactaagaaagaagaattaagacaaagtctaaccataacattaaactgg harbors:
- the LOC123412190 gene encoding tonoplast dicarboxylate transporter-like → MEKPGSFDGSSSEDAGTPLLLPVHRDDATTTATAGGRRPASSRLRALLAHKYPAIASGPVACAAICALVDLGGAGAAPRNMLGVLAWVFLWWVTDAVPLGVASMAPLFLFPAFGISSADSVAKAYMDDVIALVLGSFILALAIERYHIHRRLALNITLRFCGDPVRPSLLLLGITGTTAFVSMWIHNTACTVMMMPVATGILQRFPRGAGAGQEEEEQEVRRFSKAVVLGVVYASAVGGMATLTGTGVNIILVGMWSAYFPEKEPITFSSWMSFGLPVALAMFLALWVTLCFMYCSNNTGKALSAYLDGSHLRRELSLLGPMAFAEKMVLAVFGGLIVLWMTRNLTDDIPGWGVLFHNQVGDGTVTIMMATLLFIIPSGKSEGEKLMDWDKCRKLQWNIVLLLGAGFAIADGFRTSGLTGILSDGLRFLEGAPTLVIVPVACVFSGVITEFMSDDSTTTLVLPLFAELARSIEVHPALLMISGAIGAQLSYLFPTGSPSNVVGFSTGHITIKDLVATGLPLKVVGVAALTVLLPTLGSVIFGMDNKS